In Acetomicrobium sp. S15 = DSM 107314, the sequence CGCTCCGCCTCTTAACGACGAGCCTGTGCGCCAATAGCTCTCGTTGCGTCGTATTCGATCTCAGTCTAAAATGTCAGTTAAGACCATTACAGCTCTGGCTGGGGGCGGAAAAACCCAGCCTGCCCGAAGAGTGGGCAACGTGAGGGGGTTTTATGGCGAGAAACATCACGCCTAAGGAAGAAGATTATTCTCAGTGGTATTTGGACGTCATCAAGATCGCAGAGCTTGCCGACTATGCCCCGGTCAGGGGGTGCATGGTCATACGCCCGTGGGGCTACGCCATATGGGAATCGATTCAAAGCCAGCTCGACGCGCGCTTCAAGGAGACGGGGCACGCGAACGCTTACTTCCCCCTACTCATACCCGCTTCCTTTCTCGAGAAAGAGGCGGAACACGTAGAGGGCTTTTCCCCCGAATGTGCCGTGGTGACCCATGCCGGTGGGGAGGAGCTGGAGGAACCTTTCGTCATCCGTCCCACTTCGGAGACGGTGATAGGTTATATGTACAGCAGGTGGGTGCAATCGTGGAGAGATCTCCCGATACTCATAAACCAGTGGTGCAACGTCATGCGCTGGGAAAAGCGCCCGAGGCTTTTTTTGCGCACCTCCGAGTTTCTGTGGCAGGAAGGGCACACAGCCCACGCCACGAAGGAAGAGGCGATAGACGAGACGCTGAAGATGCTCGAGGTCTATCGTTCTTTTATGGAAGAAGTGCTTGCCCTTCCGGTGGTCACGGGAGAGAAGTCGGAGGGCGAGCGTTTCCCTGGAGCCTTGAACACTTATACGTGCGAAGCGATGATGAGCGATAAGCGCGCCCTCCAGGTGGGAACCAGCCATTTCTTGGGCCAGAACTTCTCCAAGGCTTTCGATATCTCCTTCCAAAACAAAGACGGGAACATGGATTACGCATGGACCACGAGCTGGGGGACCTCAACCCGCCTCATAGGGGCCGTGATCATGACGCATTCGGACGACGACGGCTTGGTGTTGCCTCCGCGCTTGGCCCCTGTGAAGGCGGTTTTGATCCCCATCAGCACCGATGAAAGGAAACTCGAGGACACGCTCTTGCCGAAAGCGCGGGAGCTCGCCAATCGCCTGGAGGCCGCCCTCGGGCCCCGCTCCGTAATCGTGGACTCCCAATTTCACCTCCGCCCCGGCGATAGGTTTTTCTATCACCTCCAGAGGGGAATTCCATTGAGGCTCGAGTTGGGAGAGCGCGAGTGGGACAGGTGTGTCCTTAGGGCCGTGAGGAGGGACACGGCGCAGAAAGAGGAAATCTCTTGGGACGCTGTGGATAGCGCCGTGCCCCGCATATTGGAGGAGATGCAGAGGGCGCTTTACGAGAGGGCGCTCGCATTTCGAGAGGCCAATACCTACCATGCGGGTTCTTTCGATGAGTTTAAGGGGCTGTTAGAGGAAAAAGGCGGCTTCATAAAGGCCTATTTCGCCGGCGGAGTTGCGGAGGAGAGGGCCATAAAAGAGGCTACTACCGCTACGGTTCGTTGCCTGCCGTTGAACGATAATAGCAAGGGCAGGTGCTTTTACACGAAAAAAGACGGAGGCAGGTTGGCCATCTTCGCCAAGGCCTATTAGCGATATATAAAAACCCCGGAGGGGTGATGTCGATGGCGACGGAAAAGAAGGTGCGCGGCGTTACGATACGCCTTTATAAAGGCGATATCACCGACTACGACGGCGACGCCGTCGTCAACGCTGCCAACAATTATTTGTGGATGGGAAGCGGTGTGGCCGGCGCGATAAAGAGGAAGGGCGGCGTCGAGATAGAGAGGGAGGCCGTGGCGAAAGGGCCCATAAACGTAGGGGAAGCCGTCGTGACAGATGCCGGGCAGTTGAACGTGGATTACGTAATACACGCTGCCGTGATGGGCCAAGACTTGACGACCAACGAGCGCTTTATAAGGGAGGCCACGACGAACAGCCTTTTCTTGTGCGATGAGCTCGGCGTAAAGCGCGTCGCCTTTCCCGCCTTTGGCACCGGAGTCGGAGGTTTTCCCTTGAGGGAATGCGCCAAGGCCATGCTCGAAGAGGTTGTTCTGTATTTAAAAGAGGAGGATACAAATCTCGAGGAGATCGCCTTTTACCTCTACGGAGACGAGGCTTTTAGGGTCTTCAGCGAAGTGTTGGAATCGCTTGAAACCGATCCCGGATCGGG encodes:
- a CDS encoding macro domain-containing protein, translating into MATEKKVRGVTIRLYKGDITDYDGDAVVNAANNYLWMGSGVAGAIKRKGGVEIEREAVAKGPINVGEAVVTDAGQLNVDYVIHAAVMGQDLTTNERFIREATTNSLFLCDELGVKRVAFPAFGTGVGGFPLRECAKAMLEEVVLYLKEEDTNLEEIAFYLYGDEAFRVFSEVLESLETDPGSGQ
- the proS gene encoding proline--tRNA ligase; protein product: MARNITPKEEDYSQWYLDVIKIAELADYAPVRGCMVIRPWGYAIWESIQSQLDARFKETGHANAYFPLLIPASFLEKEAEHVEGFSPECAVVTHAGGEELEEPFVIRPTSETVIGYMYSRWVQSWRDLPILINQWCNVMRWEKRPRLFLRTSEFLWQEGHTAHATKEEAIDETLKMLEVYRSFMEEVLALPVVTGEKSEGERFPGALNTYTCEAMMSDKRALQVGTSHFLGQNFSKAFDISFQNKDGNMDYAWTTSWGTSTRLIGAVIMTHSDDDGLVLPPRLAPVKAVLIPISTDERKLEDTLLPKARELANRLEAALGPRSVIVDSQFHLRPGDRFFYHLQRGIPLRLELGEREWDRCVLRAVRRDTAQKEEISWDAVDSAVPRILEEMQRALYERALAFREANTYHAGSFDEFKGLLEEKGGFIKAYFAGGVAEERAIKEATTATVRCLPLNDNSKGRCFYTKKDGGRLAIFAKAY